The following are encoded together in the Anopheles nili chromosome 3, idAnoNiliSN_F5_01, whole genome shotgun sequence genome:
- the LOC128725562 gene encoding hsp70-binding protein 1, with protein MASGDNPDQPRNPRNLQGLLKFAMEATKNEDAPHPAQLAEMDEERRRFLEEALKSLTFDVVQELEKAMKLLLDKDSDNDAKAEAIDTVIEFVQDMDTANDFFKVGGFYIIKPGLESPSAPVRSGTLQLVGELAQNNPFCQQHLLELNILAKLTELLSDEPSVAQQAMHAISCMVRNYEPCLAAFIEIGGLECILGCIQTDNDKLRIKSSFLMASLCTELAPVRDEFIKLNAVERVMAAVKPTKDFDAKLETALSTLNVLTECQEGIRRCRERSLKEKLETIVKLNAGKEECQEQIEYAETLLKRCFSDENEGTDR; from the exons ATGGCTAGTGGTGATAATCCTGATCAACCGAGAAATCCTCGCAACCTCCAG GGTCTGCTGAAATTTGCCATGGAAGCGACCAAAAACGAGGATGCTCCACACCCAGCACAACTCGCAGAAATGGACGAAGAAAGGCGCCGGTTTTTGGAAGAGGCACTAAAATCCCTAACCTTCGATGTCGTTCAAGAGCTAGAAAAAGCCatgaagctgctgctggacaAAGATTCGGACAATGACGCGAAAGCAGAGGCCATAGACACCGTAATAGAGTTCGTACAGGACATGGACACGGCAAACGATTTCTTTAAAGTGGGTGGATTTTACATCATAAAGCCTGGTTTAGAGTCTCCTAGTGCGCCAGTGCGTAGTGGAACGCTTCAGCTGGTGGGCGAGTTGGCGCAAAACAATCCATTTTGCCAACAACATCTGCTTGAACTAAACATCCTAGCGAAACTGACGGAACTACTGTCGGATGAACCTTCCGTAGCACAACAGGCCATGCATGCGATCTCCTGCATGGTGCGGAATTACGAACCATGCCTAGCAGCTTTCATAGAAATCGGCGGATTAGAATGCATCCTGGGATGTATACAAACAGATAACGACAAACTACGCATAAAGTCCTCATTTCTGATGGCCAGTTTGTGCACCGAACTGGCCCCAGTAAGAGATGAGTTTATCAAACTGAACGCCGTGGAACGTGTAATGGCAGCAGTCAAACCGACGAAGGATTTTGACGCAAAACTGGAAACAGCACTCTCTACGCTGAACGTCCTGACGGAGTGCCAGGAAGGTATCCGAAGGTGCCGCGAGAGAAGCCTGAAAGAAAAGCTAGAGACGATCGTCAAATTGAACGCCGGGAAAGAAGAATGCCAA GAACAAATAGAATACGCCGAGACGCTTTTGAAACGCTGTTTTTCCGACGAGAACGAAGGTACAGATCGGTAG
- the LOC128725431 gene encoding DNA-directed RNA polymerase II subunit RPB9 yields MAYDATHDDGPGFVGIRFCQECNNMLYPKEDKENKILLYACRNCDYKQEADSNCIYVNKIMHEIDELTHIVPDVISDPTLPRTEEHACPKCSHREAVFFQAQTRRAEEEMRLYYVCTNPSCCHRWTE; encoded by the exons ATGGCATACGACGCAACACATGATGATGGACCAGGATTTGTAGGAATTCGGTTCTGTCAGGAGTG TAACAACATGCTGTACCCAAAAGAAgacaaggaaaacaaaattcttCTCTATGCGTGCCGTAATTGTGACTACAAGCAAGAAGCAGACTCCAACTGTATCTACGTGAACAAAATTATGCACGAAATCGA CGAGCTAACACATATTGTGCCGGATGTGATATCGGACCCTACGCTGCCACGAACCGAAGAACACGCCTGTCCCAAATGCTCCCACCGGGAAGCAGTTTTCTTTCAGGCCCAAACCCGccgagcagaagaagaaatgAGATTGTATTATGTGTGTACAAACCCCTCCTGCTGCCATCGGTGGACGGAATAG